A part of Antechinus flavipes isolate AdamAnt ecotype Samford, QLD, Australia chromosome 6, AdamAnt_v2, whole genome shotgun sequence genomic DNA contains:
- the CLCF1 gene encoding cardiotrophin-like cytokine factor 1 isoform X2, with translation MLPVAGEPAGDSWGMLACLCTVLWHLPAVPALNRTGDPGPGPSIQKTYDLTRYLEHQLRSLAGTYLNYLGPPFNEPDFNPPRLSAEALPSATVNLDVWRSLNDRLRLAQNYQAYSHLLCYLRGLDRHAATAELRRSLGHFCTSLQGLLGSIAGVMAALGYPLPPQGAEPAWAPSPSHSDFLQKMDDFWLLKELQTWLWRSAKDFNRLKKKMQSSAPAVTLRLEVPASDL, from the exons ATGCTCCCCGTGGCCGGGGAGCCGGCAG GGGACTCGTGGGGGATGCTGGCTTGTCTGTGCACCGTGCTCTGGCACCTCCCGGCGGTTCCGGCCCTCAATCGCACAGGGGATCCGGGGCCCGGCCCCTCCATCCAGAAGACCTATGACCTCACTCGCTACCTGGAGCACCAGCTCCGCAGCCTGGCCGGCACCTAT CTGAACTACCTGGGCCCCCCCTTCAACGAGCCTGACTTCAACCCGCCCAGGCTGAGCGCCGAGGCCCTCCCCAGCGCCACGGTCAACCTGGACGTGTGGCGGAGCCTCAACGACCGCCTGCGGCTGGCTCAGAACTACCAGGCCTACAGCCACCTGCTCTGCTACCTGCGGGGCCTGGACCGCCACGCGGCCACGGCCGAGCTCCGGCGCAGCCTGGGCCACTTCTGCACCAGCCTGCAGGGCCTGCTGGGCAGCATCGCCGGCGTCATGGCCGCCCTGGGCTACCCGCTGCCCCCCCAGGGGGCCGAGCCCGCCTGGGCCCCCAGCCCTTCCCACAGTGACTTCCTCCAGAAGATGGATGACTTCTGGCTGCTGAAGGAGCTGCAGACCTGGCTCTGGCGCTCGGCCAAAGACTTCAACCGGCTCAAGAAGAAGATGCAGTCCTCGGCGCCGGCGGTCACTCTGCGCCTGGAGGTCCCTGCTTCTGACCTCTGA
- the CLCF1 gene encoding cardiotrophin-like cytokine factor 1 isoform X3 — translation MDLRAGDSWGMLACLCTVLWHLPAVPALNRTGDPGPGPSIQKTYDLTRYLEHQLRSLAGTYLNYLGPPFNEPDFNPPRLSAEALPSATVNLDVWRSLNDRLRLAQNYQAYSHLLCYLRGLDRHAATAELRRSLGHFCTSLQGLLGSIAGVMAALGYPLPPQGAEPAWAPSPSHSDFLQKMDDFWLLKELQTWLWRSAKDFNRLKKKMQSSAPAVTLRLEVPASDL, via the exons ATGGACCTCCGAGCAG GGGACTCGTGGGGGATGCTGGCTTGTCTGTGCACCGTGCTCTGGCACCTCCCGGCGGTTCCGGCCCTCAATCGCACAGGGGATCCGGGGCCCGGCCCCTCCATCCAGAAGACCTATGACCTCACTCGCTACCTGGAGCACCAGCTCCGCAGCCTGGCCGGCACCTAT CTGAACTACCTGGGCCCCCCCTTCAACGAGCCTGACTTCAACCCGCCCAGGCTGAGCGCCGAGGCCCTCCCCAGCGCCACGGTCAACCTGGACGTGTGGCGGAGCCTCAACGACCGCCTGCGGCTGGCTCAGAACTACCAGGCCTACAGCCACCTGCTCTGCTACCTGCGGGGCCTGGACCGCCACGCGGCCACGGCCGAGCTCCGGCGCAGCCTGGGCCACTTCTGCACCAGCCTGCAGGGCCTGCTGGGCAGCATCGCCGGCGTCATGGCCGCCCTGGGCTACCCGCTGCCCCCCCAGGGGGCCGAGCCCGCCTGGGCCCCCAGCCCTTCCCACAGTGACTTCCTCCAGAAGATGGATGACTTCTGGCTGCTGAAGGAGCTGCAGACCTGGCTCTGGCGCTCGGCCAAAGACTTCAACCGGCTCAAGAAGAAGATGCAGTCCTCGGCGCCGGCGGTCACTCTGCGCCTGGAGGTCCCTGCTTCTGACCTCTGA
- the CLCF1 gene encoding cardiotrophin-like cytokine factor 1 isoform X1 yields MLALTLSYTHTRTHTQSHTHSHSVTHTLTLTLSHTRSHSHSVTHTLTLSHTHSRSHSVTHTHTHTQSHTYHHTHSHSFTHTHLHSHTYTHTQSHTHSLTHTYTFTHTLTLSHTHSHTYTHPHSVTLTHSHSRLHTGQKPSADAVPLGLCYPPSQPEVGTAPAVPTAPPSGSDSVALSPTGDSWGMLACLCTVLWHLPAVPALNRTGDPGPGPSIQKTYDLTRYLEHQLRSLAGTYLNYLGPPFNEPDFNPPRLSAEALPSATVNLDVWRSLNDRLRLAQNYQAYSHLLCYLRGLDRHAATAELRRSLGHFCTSLQGLLGSIAGVMAALGYPLPPQGAEPAWAPSPSHSDFLQKMDDFWLLKELQTWLWRSAKDFNRLKKKMQSSAPAVTLRLEVPASDL; encoded by the exons aTGCTCGCACTCACACTCAGTTACACACACACTCGCACTCACACTCagtcacatacacactcacactcagtcacacacacgctcacactcacactcagtcacacacgctcacactcacactcagtcacacacacgctcacactcagtcacacacactcacgctcacactcagtcacacacactcacactcacactcagtcacacacataccatcacacacactcacattcattcactcacacacacttacactcaCACACTTACACTCACACTCAGTCACATActcattcactcacacacacttacacattcacacacacactcacactcagtcacacccactcacacacttacacacacccacactcagtcacacttacacactcacactcacgcCTCCACACGGGCCAGAAACCGTCCGCAGACGCCGTCCCTCTGGGTCTCTGCTACCCCCCTTCCCAGCCAGAGGTGGGCACAGCCCCCGCGGTGCCCACTGCCCCCCCCTCAGGCTCTGACTCGGTCGCTCTCTCGCCCACAGGGGACTCGTGGGGGATGCTGGCTTGTCTGTGCACCGTGCTCTGGCACCTCCCGGCGGTTCCGGCCCTCAATCGCACAGGGGATCCGGGGCCCGGCCCCTCCATCCAGAAGACCTATGACCTCACTCGCTACCTGGAGCACCAGCTCCGCAGCCTGGCCGGCACCTAT CTGAACTACCTGGGCCCCCCCTTCAACGAGCCTGACTTCAACCCGCCCAGGCTGAGCGCCGAGGCCCTCCCCAGCGCCACGGTCAACCTGGACGTGTGGCGGAGCCTCAACGACCGCCTGCGGCTGGCTCAGAACTACCAGGCCTACAGCCACCTGCTCTGCTACCTGCGGGGCCTGGACCGCCACGCGGCCACGGCCGAGCTCCGGCGCAGCCTGGGCCACTTCTGCACCAGCCTGCAGGGCCTGCTGGGCAGCATCGCCGGCGTCATGGCCGCCCTGGGCTACCCGCTGCCCCCCCAGGGGGCCGAGCCCGCCTGGGCCCCCAGCCCTTCCCACAGTGACTTCCTCCAGAAGATGGATGACTTCTGGCTGCTGAAGGAGCTGCAGACCTGGCTCTGGCGCTCGGCCAAAGACTTCAACCGGCTCAAGAAGAAGATGCAGTCCTCGGCGCCGGCGGTCACTCTGCGCCTGGAGGTCCCTGCTTCTGACCTCTGA
- the RAD9A gene encoding cell cycle checkpoint control protein RAD9A: MKCLVTGGNVRVLGKAAHSLSRIGDELYLEPLEDGLSLRTVNTSRSAFACFLFAPLFFQHYQAARPPQVQPPRCKVLMKSFLAVFRSLAALEKTVERCCITLSPESNRLVVQLHCKHGVTKTYNLSFQECESLQAIFDPAECPHLLRAQARVLVEAVSPFSPALSEVTLGVSRGRRVVFRSYLEDDTDAARAMMTEMSLSEDEFQQLQAQEGASITFCLKEFRGLLSFAESANLSLNIHFDVPGRPAIFTIEDSLLDGHFVLATLAQPQAGQEPPQPGQGPHSATHQDDFANDDIDSYMIAMETTVCEGVAEAPRTPSPVSEDEEAESNMVPGTPPLKKFRSLFFGSVLAPKEPPSEPNPVLAEDSEGEG; the protein is encoded by the exons ATGAAGTGTCTCGTGACTGGGGGAAATGTGCGGG TGCTGGGCAAGGCCGCGCATTCGCTGTCGCGCATCGGAGACGAGCTCTACCTGGAACCGCTGGAGGACGGG CTCTCCCTGCGCACGGTGAACACGTCGCGCTCGGCCTTCGCGTGCTTCCTCTTCGCGCCGCTCTTCTTCCAGCACTACCAGGCGGCCCGGCCCCCACAGGTGCAGCCGCCGCGCTGCAAGGTCCTCATGAAG TCCTTCCTGGCCGTGTTCCGCTCGCTGGCGGCGCTAGAGAAGACGGTGGAGCGCTGCTGTATCACCCTGAGCCCCGAGAGCAACCGCCTGGTCGTCCAGCTGCACTGCAAACACG GTGTGACCAAGACCTACAACCTCTCCTTCCAGGAGTGCGAGTCCCTGCAGGCCATCTTTGACCCCGCGGAGTGCCCCCACCTGCTCCGCGCCCAGGCCCG GGTGCTGGTGGAGGCCGTGTCGCCATTCTCACCGGCGCTGTCGGAGGTGACGCTGGGGGTGAGCCGGGGGCGCCGAGTGGTCTTCAGGAGCTACCTGGAGGACGATACAG ATGCTGCCAGGGCCATGATGACCGAGATGAGTCTCAGTGAGGACGAGTTCCAGCAGCTGCAGGCCCAGGAGGGCGCCTCCATCACCTTCTGCCTCAAGGAGTTCCGG GGTCTCCTGAGTTTCGCAGAGTCTGCCAACCTTTCCCTCAACATCCACTTTGATGTTCCCGGCAG GCCGGCCATCTTCACCATTGAGGACTCGCTGCTGGACGGTCATTTTGTCCTGGCCACCCTCGCTCAGCCACAGGCCGGGCAGGAGCCCCCTCAGCCTGGGCAGGGGCCTCACAG CGCGACACACCAGGATGACTTCGCCAATGATGACATTGACTCTTACATGATTGCCATGGAAACAACTGTGTGTGAAGGCGTGGCTGAGGCCCCCCGGACTCCTTCCCCCGTGTCAGAGGACGAGGAGGCAGAATCCAACATGGTACCTGGGACCCCTCCTCTAAAAAAG TTCCGCTCCCTCTTCTTCGGCTCGGTATTGGCCCCAAAGGAGCCCCCCTCGGAACCCAACCCGGTGCTGGCCGAGGACAGCGAAGGGGAGGGCTGA
- the PPP1CA gene encoding serine/threonine-protein phosphatase PP1-alpha catalytic subunit: MSDSEKLNLDSIIGRLLEVQGSRPGKNVQLTENEIRGLCLKSREIFLSQPILLELEAPLKICGDIHGQYYDLLRLFEYGGFPPESNYLFLGDYVDRGKQSLETICLLLAYKIKYPENFFLLRGNHECASINRIYGFYDECKRRYNIKLWKTFTDCFNCLPIAAIVDEKIFCCHGGLSPDLQSMEQIRRIMRPTDVPDQGLLCDLLWSDPDKDVQGWGENDRGVSFTFGAEVVAKFLHKHDLDLICRAHQVVEDGYEFFAKRQLVTLFSAPNYCGEFDNAGAMMSVDETLMCSFQILKPADKNKGKYGQFSGLNPGGRPITPPRNSAKAKK, encoded by the exons ATGTCCGACAGCGAGAAGCTCAACCTGGACTCCATCATCGGGCGGCTGCTGGAAG TGCAGGGTTCCCGGCCCGGCAAGAACGTGCAGCTGACGGAGAATGAGATCCGCGGCCTGTGCCTCAAGTCCCGCGAGATCTTCCTGAGCCAGCCCATCCTCCTGGAGCTCGAGGCGCCCCTCAAGATCTGCG GTGACATCCACGGCCAGTACTATGACCTGCTCAGATTGTTTGAGTATGGGGGCTTCCCCCCTGAGAGCAACTACCTCTTCCTGGGGGACTACGTGGACCGGGGCAAGCAGTCCCTGGAGACCATCTGCCTGCTGCTGGCCTACAAGATCAAGTACCCCGAGAACTTCTTCCTCCTCCGTGGCAACCACGAGTGCGCCAGCATCAACCGCATCTATGGCTTCTACGATGAGT GCAAGAGACGCTACAACATAAAGCTCTGGAAAACCTTCACGGACTGCTTCAACTGCCTGCCCATCGCGGCCATTGTGGACGAGAAGATTTTCTGCTGTCACGGAG GACTGTCCCCAGACCTGCAGTCCATGGAGCAGATCCGGCGCATCATGAGGCCCACAGACGTGCCAGACCAAGGGCTGCTGTGTGACCTCCTGTGGTCAGACCCCGACAAGGACGTGCAGGGCTGGGGGGAGAACGACCGTGGCGTCTCCTTCACCTTCGGGGCCGAGGTGGTGGCCAAGTTCCTTCACAAGCACGACCTGGACCTCATCTGCCGGGCACAccag GTGGTAGAAGACGGCTATGAGTTCTTTGCCAAACGGCAGCTGGTCACCCTCTTCTCCGCCCCCAACTACTGTGGCGAGTTTGACAATGCGGGCGCTATGATGAGCGTGGATGAAACCCTCATGTGCTCTTTCCAG ATTCTTAAGCCGGCCGACAAGAACAAAGGCAAATACGGGCAGTTCAGCGGCTTGAATCCTGGCGGCCGCCCCATCACCCCACCCCGTAACTCTGCCAAGGCCAAGAAGTAG
- the TBC1D10C gene encoding carabin isoform X1, with translation MAAALGEDLAQAPDTQDDSSSLGSDSELNGPGPYRRADRYGFIGGDAQLPEAGPGQPPLELIRQREMKWVEMTSHWEKTMSRRPKKVKIQCRKGIPSALRARCWPLLCGARSRQAQNPNTYQELVSAPGDPQWLETIGRDLHRQFPLHEMFLSPQGHGQQGLLNVLKAYTLHRPEQGYCQAQGPVAAVLLMQMPPEEAFWCLVQICEFYLPGYYGPHMEAIRLDAEVFSALLSKLCPRIHKHLQQQGVGPLLYLPEWFLCLFARCLPFATVLRIWDAFFSEGVKVLFRVGLTMVRLALGTAEQRRSCPGLLETLEALRSIPPAQLQEEPFMAQVHTVAVSERDLRRESLLQLAKLQHASPELQLRPQDRLPGAPAIFEAQQLAAAKPPGREVPRIVVHPPEEPRPRKKPQTRGKTFHGILRRPRAPPTEGPSRSHRASSSFLDTRF, from the exons ATGGCTGCCGCCCTGGGGGAGGACCTGGCCCAGGCCCCCGATACCCAGGACGATTCCAGCTCACTTGGCTCAGACTCGGAGCTCAATGGTCCGGGGCCCTACCGCAGGGCGGACCGCTACGGCTTCATCGGGGGCGATGCCCAGCTCCCGGAGGCAGG CCCAGGGCAGCCCCCGCTGGAGCTGATCCGGCAGCGAGAAATGAAGTGGGTGGAGATGACCTCTCACTGGGAGAAGACCATGTCCAGGCGGCCCAAGAAG GTGAAGATCCAGTGCCGAAAGGGGATCCCCTCTGCCCTCCGTGCCCGCTGCTGGCCCCTGCTTTGTGGGGCCCGAAGCCGACAGGCCCAAAACCCCAACACCTACCAG GAACTGGTCTCAGCCCCGGGGGACCCTCAGTGGCTGGAGACCATCGGCAGAGACCTGCATCGCCAGTTCCCCCTCCACGAAATGTTCCTGTCCCCCCAAGGTCATGG GCAGCAGGGACTCCTGAATGTGCTCAAGGCCTACACCCTCCACCGACCTGAACAGGGCTATTGCCAGGCCCAGGGGCCGGTGGCTGCCGTGCTGCTCATGCAGATGCCCCCCGAG GAGGCTTTCTGGTGTTTGGTGCAGATCTGTGAGTTCTACCTGCCAGGCTACTACGGACCCCACATG GAGGCCATCCGGCTGGACGCCGAGGTGTTCTCGGCCCTGCTGAGCAAGCTGTGTCCGCGGATCCACAAGCACCTCCAGCAGCAGGGCGTGGGGCCCCTCCTCTACCTGCCCGAGTGGTTCCTCTGCCTCTTCGCCCGCTGCCTGCCCTTCGCCACCGTTCTGCGCATCTGGGACGCCTTCTTCAGCGAGG GGGTGAAGGTCCTGTTCCGGGTGGGGCTGACCATGGTCCGCCTGGCCCTGGGCACGGCCGAACAGCGCAGGTCCTGCCCGGGGCTGCTGGAGACGCTGGAGGCGCTGCGTTCCATCCCGCCGGCCCAACTGCAGGAGGAGCCCTTCATGGCGCAG GTTCACACGGTGGCTGTGTCAGAGCGAGACCTGCGGCGGGAGAGCCTCCTTCAGCTGGCCAAGCTCCAGCACGCCTCCCCGGAGCTGCAGCTGAGGCCCCAGGACCGCCTGCCCGGGGCCCCGGCCATCTTTGAGGCTCAGCAGCTGGCCGCCGCCAAGCCGCCGGGCCGGGAGGTCCCGCGCATCGTGGTGCACCCCCCGGAGGAGCCGCGGCCCCGGAAGAAGCCCCAGACCCGGGGCAAGACCTTTCACGGGATCCTGAGGCGACCCCGGGCTCCCCCGACGGAGGGCCCCTCCAGGAGCCACCGggcctcctcctccttcctggaCACGCGGTTCTGA
- the TBC1D10C gene encoding carabin isoform X2: MVRGPTAGRTATASSGAMPSSRRQGEDPVPKGDPLCPPCPLLAPALWGPKPTGPKPQHLPGTGLSPGGPSVAGDHRQRPASPVPPPRNVPVPPRSWQGLLNVLKAYTLHRPEQGYCQAQGPVAAVLLMQMPPEEAFWCLVQICEFYLPGYYGPHMEAIRLDAEVFSALLSKLCPRIHKHLQQQGVGPLLYLPEWFLCLFARCLPFATVLRIWDAFFSEGVKVLFRVGLTMVRLALGTAEQRRSCPGLLETLEALRSIPPAQLQEEPFMAQVHTVAVSERDLRRESLLQLAKLQHASPELQLRPQDRLPGAPAIFEAQQLAAAKPPGREVPRIVVHPPEEPRPRKKPQTRGKTFHGILRRPRAPPTEGPSRSHRASSSFLDTRF; this comes from the exons ATGGTCCGGGGCCCTACCGCAGGGCGGACCGCTACGGCTTCATCGGGGGCGATGCCCAGCTCCCGGAGGCAGG GTGAAGATCCAGTGCCGAAAGGGGATCCCCTCTGCCCTCCGTGCCCGCTGCTGGCCCCTGCTTTGTGGGGCCCGAAGCCGACAGGCCCAAAACCCCAACACCTACCAG GAACTGGTCTCAGCCCCGGGGGACCCTCAGTGGCTGGAGACCATCGGCAGAGACCTGCATCGCCAGTTCCCCCTCCACGAAATGTTCCTGTCCCCCCAAGGTCATGG CAGGGACTCCTGAATGTGCTCAAGGCCTACACCCTCCACCGACCTGAACAGGGCTATTGCCAGGCCCAGGGGCCGGTGGCTGCCGTGCTGCTCATGCAGATGCCCCCCGAG GAGGCTTTCTGGTGTTTGGTGCAGATCTGTGAGTTCTACCTGCCAGGCTACTACGGACCCCACATG GAGGCCATCCGGCTGGACGCCGAGGTGTTCTCGGCCCTGCTGAGCAAGCTGTGTCCGCGGATCCACAAGCACCTCCAGCAGCAGGGCGTGGGGCCCCTCCTCTACCTGCCCGAGTGGTTCCTCTGCCTCTTCGCCCGCTGCCTGCCCTTCGCCACCGTTCTGCGCATCTGGGACGCCTTCTTCAGCGAGG GGGTGAAGGTCCTGTTCCGGGTGGGGCTGACCATGGTCCGCCTGGCCCTGGGCACGGCCGAACAGCGCAGGTCCTGCCCGGGGCTGCTGGAGACGCTGGAGGCGCTGCGTTCCATCCCGCCGGCCCAACTGCAGGAGGAGCCCTTCATGGCGCAG GTTCACACGGTGGCTGTGTCAGAGCGAGACCTGCGGCGGGAGAGCCTCCTTCAGCTGGCCAAGCTCCAGCACGCCTCCCCGGAGCTGCAGCTGAGGCCCCAGGACCGCCTGCCCGGGGCCCCGGCCATCTTTGAGGCTCAGCAGCTGGCCGCCGCCAAGCCGCCGGGCCGGGAGGTCCCGCGCATCGTGGTGCACCCCCCGGAGGAGCCGCGGCCCCGGAAGAAGCCCCAGACCCGGGGCAAGACCTTTCACGGGATCCTGAGGCGACCCCGGGCTCCCCCGACGGAGGGCCCCTCCAGGAGCCACCGggcctcctcctccttcctggaCACGCGGTTCTGA